A single Caretta caretta isolate rCarCar2 chromosome 2, rCarCar1.hap1, whole genome shotgun sequence DNA region contains:
- the LOC125631076 gene encoding LOW QUALITY PROTEIN: elongation factor 1-alpha-like (The sequence of the model RefSeq protein was modified relative to this genomic sequence to represent the inferred CDS: inserted 4 bases in 2 codons) codes for MRSRYLGPGAGPPREEAAAAAAGEGTAGAGARRRLPGERPGPSARPIKAEPAAEAPLATPVGWGSRSHMNILIIGHVDSGKSTTTGHLIYQCGGLEPRLLEKLEAAASQVRSPPSVPTAGSPFPGRPRPGRPERRSAPQVGKGSFKFAWVLDRPRAARERERERGITIDLXRFSVTIIDAPGHRDFIKNMLTGTSQADAAVLMVSASAAPGEFEAGVCRQGQTREHALLAYTLGVKQLLLXEPPSSQRRFEEVVRGVSLYLGRIGYSPAAVPCLPVSGWAGENVTLPSPKMPWFKGWKVKRKEGFGKGQTLLEALDSLLPPVRPSNKPLRVPLQDVYKIGGIGTVPVGKIETGILKPGMNISFAPANLSAEVRTIEMHHELLQVAFPGYNVGFNIKNISVKNLRRGHVAGNSRSDPPAAAAHVTAQVIILNHAGFIKAGYSPVVDCHTAHITCQFAELFEKIDRRSGEKLEDNPSVLKSGDSATVRLVPKKPLCVERFFDYPPLGRFAAWDLKQTVAVGVIKSVEKKPAGVTRKQVQKALLIK; via the exons ATGAGGTCACGGTACCTGGGGCCGGGAGCGGGGCCGCCGCGGgaagaggcagctgctgctgccgccggcGAAGGAACCGCGGGTGCCGGCGCCCGTCGCAGGCTTCCGG GGGAGCGGCCTGGCCCATCAGCGCGCCCGATAAAGGCGGAGCCGGCGGCGGAAGCGCCTTTAGCGACCCCGGTAGGATGGGGGAGCCGGAGCCACATGAACATCCTGATCATCGGCCATGTGGACTCGGGTAAATCCACCACCACCGGCCACCTCATCTACCAGTGCGGGGGGCTGGAGCCCCGGCTGCTGGAGAAGCTGGAGGCCGCGGCTAGCCAGGTACGCTCGCCCCCTTCCGTCCCCACGGCGGGGTCGCCCTTCCCCGGGCGGCCCCGGCCCGGGCGCCCTGAGCGCCGCTCCGCCCCgcaggtggggaaaggctccttcAAGTTCGCCTGGGTGCTGGACAGGCCGCGGGCGGCGCGGGAGCGGGAGCGGGAGCGGGGCATCACCATCGACCT TCGCTTCTCCGTCACCATCATCGACGCGCCGGGCCACCGCGACTTCATCAAGAACATGCTGACCGGCACCT CCCAGGCGGACGCCGCGGTGCTGATGGTCTCGGCCTCGGCCGCGCCCGGGGAGTTCGAGGCCGGCGTGTGCCGGCAGGGGCAGACCCGCGAGCACGCCCTGCTGGCCTACACCCTGGGCGtcaagcagctgctgct cgaGCCGCCCTCCAGCCAGCGGCGCTTCGAGGAGGTGGTGCGGGGCGTCAGCCTCTACCTGGGCAGGATCGGCTACAGCCCGGCCGCGGTGCCCTGCCTGCCGGTGTCCGGCTGGGCCGGCGAGAACGtcaccctgcccagcccca AGATGCCGTGGTTCAAAGGCTGGAAGGTCAAACGGAAGGAAGGCTTTGGGAAGGGACAGACGCTTCTGGAAGCGCTGGATTCTCTCCTGCCTCCCGTGAGGCCCAGTAACAAACCGCTGAGGGTGCCTCTGCAGGACGTCTACAAGATTGGAG GAATTGGCACTGTACCAGTGGGGAAGATAGAGACAGGCATCCTCAAGCCTGGCATGAACATCTCCTTTGCCCCTGCAAACCTCTCAGCAGAGGTCAGAACCATTGAAATGCACCATGAGCTGCTGCAGGTGGCTTTTCCTGGTTACAATGTGGGCTTCAACATAAAGAACATCTCAGTCAAGAACCTGAGACGGGGCCATGTAGCTGGCAACTCCAGGAGtgaccccccagcagcagcagcccacgTCACTGCTCAG GTGATCATCTTGAATCACGCTGGCTTTATCAAGGCTGGCTACTCACCAGTGGTAGACTGTCACACTGCTCATATCACCTGCCAGTTTGCTGAGCTCTTTGAGAAGATTGACCGTCGATCTGGGGAGAAGCTGGAGGACAATCCCTCCGTGCTGAAGTCCGGAGACTCTGCTACTGTCAGGCTTGTACCTAAGAAGCCTCTGTGTGTGGAGAGGTTTTTTGACTATCCCCCTTTAG